In the genome of Marispirochaeta sp., one region contains:
- a CDS encoding thiamine-binding protein codes for MPAMHLSLQILPRVPEDRLYPTVDKVIDMIRASGLPFMVGPMETTIEGEMDQLFELVKEAHRICLAEGASRIGAVIKTDMKPAGLSFDEKIGKYRDK; via the coding sequence ATGCCCGCAATGCATTTGAGTCTGCAAATACTGCCTCGAGTCCCCGAAGACCGTCTCTACCCAACAGTGGATAAAGTAATTGACATGATCCGCGCGTCTGGTCTTCCGTTTATGGTCGGCCCAATGGAGACCACAATAGAAGGAGAGATGGACCAGCTCTTTGAACTGGTCAAGGAGGCCCATCGGATCTGCCTGGCGGAAGGGGCCAGCCGGATCGGCGCTGTTATTAAGACAGATATGAAACCCGCAGGCTTGAGCTTCGACGAGAAGATCGGCAAATATCGTGATAAATAG
- a CDS encoding sigma 54-interacting transcriptional regulator encodes MIKITVVAPDEELGRLFTETFDEHDEQIHPADPQQEAYELEVLIEHNHDRIRELQIDTDVVAARGYTAQILLESVDSVPVVKLPVTGNDIIRCLKECREHFPDRKPIIMGTRNIVFQVENLYDFFGQGLTPVLLTEQTPREIAAMFELMVNPGSSVMIGGRMVCEHAQQHGIPHVMLRSGRLAVWQTITEAKRVAWISRIEQEKATRYKSVLDCATEGILVIDRKGRLSVINATCEEMLGISANTCMGRKIPEFFDEKALQEFILKPGSFRDEVIVVKGQNFAANKDTVVHKAEKIGTVITLRRVTEIQETEVNIRGKIHNKGHIARHTFNDIIGVSTTIKASIKRARSFSSVDSNVLIYGGTGTGKELFAQSIHNSSFRRKGPFVAINCAAISESLLESELFGYVQGAFTGASRGGKPGLFELAHRGTVFLDEVSEMSLRLQGRLLRVLQEKELMRLGDDRIIPVDIRIISAVNRDLRDLIDAGQFREDLFYRLDVLNLDLPSLDSRKEDIPYLSRYFMEALGEKNVLSKTLEKSAVEYLQQRIWRGNIRELMNACERLYVLSETNRIDKPEAEGILETTAPVGATPSSAAVKMDEHTILTLLDEEDYRKDRVAERLGIHRSTLWRRMKKLNIPGKAP; translated from the coding sequence ATGATTAAAATTACAGTAGTAGCCCCGGACGAAGAACTGGGCCGGCTTTTCACGGAGACCTTTGACGAGCACGATGAACAGATCCACCCTGCGGATCCGCAGCAGGAAGCATACGAACTTGAGGTACTGATCGAGCACAACCATGACCGCATACGGGAACTGCAGATAGATACAGATGTAGTCGCAGCCCGGGGCTACACAGCACAAATCCTCCTTGAAAGTGTAGACTCTGTTCCGGTAGTTAAACTTCCGGTAACAGGAAACGATATTATCCGCTGCCTGAAAGAGTGCAGGGAGCATTTCCCGGATCGGAAACCGATCATCATGGGGACCCGCAACATCGTCTTTCAGGTGGAAAACCTCTATGATTTCTTCGGACAGGGATTGACTCCGGTACTCCTGACCGAGCAGACCCCCAGGGAGATCGCCGCCATGTTCGAGCTGATGGTCAATCCCGGATCCAGCGTTATGATAGGCGGCAGAATGGTGTGCGAACATGCCCAGCAGCACGGCATCCCCCATGTCATGCTCCGCTCGGGACGTCTGGCAGTATGGCAGACAATAACGGAGGCCAAACGGGTGGCCTGGATCAGCAGAATCGAACAGGAAAAGGCTACCCGTTATAAATCGGTCCTGGACTGCGCTACCGAAGGGATACTGGTAATCGACCGCAAAGGACGCTTGAGCGTAATCAACGCCACCTGTGAAGAGATGCTGGGAATAAGCGCGAACACGTGCATGGGCAGAAAAATACCCGAGTTTTTTGACGAAAAAGCTCTGCAAGAGTTCATTCTGAAACCAGGCAGTTTCCGGGACGAAGTCATTGTGGTGAAAGGACAGAACTTCGCGGCGAACAAGGACACGGTGGTCCACAAGGCGGAGAAGATCGGCACAGTTATCACTCTGCGGCGGGTTACCGAGATACAGGAAACCGAGGTAAATATTCGCGGTAAAATTCACAACAAGGGTCATATTGCCCGGCACACCTTCAACGACATAATCGGGGTCAGTACAACAATAAAAGCCAGCATCAAAAGGGCACGCAGCTTCAGCAGCGTCGATTCCAATGTCCTGATATACGGAGGAACCGGCACAGGCAAGGAGCTCTTTGCCCAGAGTATCCACAACAGCAGTTTCCGCCGGAAAGGCCCCTTTGTCGCTATCAACTGCGCCGCCATTTCCGAAAGCCTGCTGGAGAGTGAACTCTTCGGTTACGTCCAAGGGGCCTTTACCGGGGCCAGCAGGGGCGGAAAACCGGGACTCTTCGAGCTTGCCCACCGGGGGACCGTATTCCTGGACGAGGTCTCCGAGATGTCCCTGCGCCTTCAGGGCCGGCTGCTGCGTGTTCTGCAGGAGAAGGAACTGATGCGACTTGGAGACGACAGGATCATTCCCGTGGATATCCGCATTATTTCCGCGGTAAACAGAGACTTGCGCGACCTTATAGACGCCGGACAGTTCCGGGAGGATCTTTTCTACCGCCTGGATGTGCTGAACCTTGATCTTCCATCCCTGGACTCCCGCAAGGAGGATATTCCCTATTTAAGCCGTTATTTTATGGAAGCCCTGGGCGAAAAAAACGTCCTTTCCAAAACTCTGGAAAAATCGGCGGTGGAGTATCTGCAGCAGCGCATTTGGCGGGGTAATATCCGGGAGCTGATGAATGCCTGCGAACGCCTCTATGTTCTCAGCGAAACAAACAGGATAGACAAACCGGAAGCCGAAGGGATACTTGAAACAACTGCTCCTGTGGGGGCAACTCCCTCTTCTGCAGCAGTCAAGATGGATGAGCATACAATCCTGACCCTGCTGGACGAAGAAGACTACCGCAAAGACCGGGTAGCTGAACGCCTGGGCATTCACCGTTCTACCCTGTGGCGGAGGATGAAGAAACTCAATATACCCGGGAAGGCCCCCTGA
- a CDS encoding ABC transporter ATP-binding protein: MNSSPVKSRAALRTESIIRLSEVVKGFAGLDVIDGISLFLNTGEVLALLGPSGCGKSTLMHLVAGLDHPDSGEIMIGGERVNGETGRVGYMHQKDLLLPWKRVMENVTIPLRLKGLPKTEAEKTASPLFAPFGLEGFERYYPSQLSGGMRQRAALMRTYLYRRDIMLLDEPFGALDAITRERLQDWLSGLISSLNTTVLMVTHDIDEAILIADRVMVMSEKPSRILAEEKIPLPRPRSRKMVMEDDFLAAKRRIYGILRSGGI; the protein is encoded by the coding sequence ATGAATTCCTCCCCCGTTAAGAGCCGGGCCGCCCTGAGAACCGAATCCATCATTCGTCTTTCGGAGGTGGTTAAAGGCTTTGCCGGTCTTGATGTTATAGACGGGATCTCCCTCTTTCTTAACACGGGGGAGGTCCTGGCCCTTCTGGGGCCTTCCGGCTGCGGCAAGAGTACCCTTATGCACCTGGTCGCCGGACTCGACCATCCTGATTCGGGAGAAATCATGATTGGGGGCGAACGGGTCAACGGTGAGACGGGCAGGGTAGGGTACATGCATCAGAAGGATCTGCTCCTTCCCTGGAAGCGGGTAATGGAAAACGTAACGATCCCTCTGCGTTTAAAAGGGCTGCCGAAAACGGAAGCCGAAAAAACTGCTTCCCCGCTTTTTGCTCCATTTGGCCTTGAAGGTTTTGAGCGTTATTATCCCTCCCAGCTCTCCGGCGGTATGCGACAGCGGGCGGCCCTGATGCGGACCTATCTGTACCGTCGGGACATCATGCTTCTGGATGAGCCCTTCGGTGCCCTTGATGCCATTACCCGGGAACGTCTGCAGGACTGGCTTTCCGGGCTGATCTCCTCATTGAATACCACGGTTTTAATGGTTACCCACGATATAGACGAGGCGATCCTGATTGCCGACCGGGTTATGGTGATGAGCGAAAAGCCTTCCCGAATTCTTGCGGAGGAGAAAATCCCCCTTCCCCGGCCGCGGAGCCGTAAAATGGTGATGGAGGATGATTTTCTGGCTGCGAAGCGCCGGATCTACGGCATTCTGCGTTCAGGCGGTATCTAG
- a CDS encoding ABC transporter substrate-binding protein, which produces MKRVLIFLCVVLAVTSFAAGDKEASSGLTPMTVVLDWTINTNHTGLYIARDLGFFEEEGLDVSIEFPPETGAAGLVLSGKAEFAVSYQEEVTYARAAGNELTAVAALIQHNTSGFASRSSEGIRRPRDFEGKVYGGWGSPIEEAMVKALVEGDGGDFSKVKIVPIGSMDFFAATSGDIDFVWIFRGWDGIAAELKGIDINYIPLGTEPVLDYYTPVLIARDGLLQEDPDLVRSFIAGVSRGYRYAIENPEKAADILLESAPELDRELVAESQRYLAGEYQADAPRWGEMKLEVWERYAVWLMENGLLEGEFDPETAYTNEFLPR; this is translated from the coding sequence ATGAAACGAGTACTTATATTTTTGTGTGTTGTTTTAGCTGTAACATCTTTTGCCGCCGGTGACAAAGAGGCCTCTTCGGGACTCACACCGATGACGGTCGTTCTGGACTGGACGATAAATACCAATCATACTGGTCTTTATATAGCCCGGGATCTGGGCTTTTTTGAAGAGGAAGGGCTGGATGTCTCCATTGAGTTTCCGCCCGAGACCGGTGCCGCGGGGCTTGTCCTCTCCGGAAAGGCTGAATTTGCTGTCAGTTATCAGGAGGAGGTAACATACGCCAGAGCGGCGGGAAATGAGCTGACCGCGGTGGCGGCTCTCATTCAGCATAATACCTCCGGCTTTGCCTCCCGCAGCAGCGAAGGAATCCGGCGTCCCAGGGATTTCGAAGGCAAAGTCTATGGTGGCTGGGGATCACCCATCGAAGAGGCCATGGTCAAGGCCCTGGTGGAGGGGGACGGCGGCGATTTTTCCAAAGTAAAGATCGTTCCCATCGGTTCCATGGACTTTTTTGCCGCCACCTCTGGGGACATCGATTTTGTCTGGATATTCCGGGGGTGGGACGGTATTGCCGCGGAACTGAAAGGTATCGACATTAACTACATTCCCCTGGGAACCGAACCGGTTCTGGATTACTATACTCCTGTTCTTATAGCCCGTGACGGACTGTTGCAGGAGGATCCCGATCTTGTGCGTTCCTTTATCGCAGGAGTGTCCAGGGGCTACCGTTATGCAATCGAGAATCCCGAAAAGGCTGCTGATATCCTGCTTGAGTCTGCACCGGAGCTGGATCGTGAGCTGGTGGCCGAAAGCCAGCGTTATCTGGCTGGTGAGTATCAGGCCGATGCTCCCCGCTGGGGAGAGATGAAGCTTGAAGTCTGGGAGCGCTACGCGGTCTGGCTAATGGAAAACGGACTGCTGGAGGGTGAATTTGACCCTGAGACGGCCTATACCAATGAATTCCTCCCCCGTTAA
- a CDS encoding ABC transporter permease, translated as MINRIRARLPSFAAGLLFVLLWEALCRFLEIAEYILPSPGVIIVALFRQFAVMLPHIGITLFTAISGFLLSLLVAAFFSLVMDLFPVLRRALYPYIVVSQTVPIIFIYPLFLIWFGFGLTAKVVVVVLVCFFPVAVSLIDGLQNTDPDLIDLFRGMRASPLQIFLQVRLPGALPNLFSGLRIAATYSVMGAVIGEWLGAQAGMGVYMMRSYKTFNTPRVFAAILVVVIVSLMVVAAVSLAERFFLSWKYASVRSKL; from the coding sequence GTGATAAATAGGATCAGGGCCCGGCTGCCGTCTTTTGCGGCCGGACTGCTTTTTGTTCTGCTGTGGGAGGCCCTCTGCAGGTTTCTGGAAATAGCGGAGTATATACTTCCCTCCCCCGGGGTAATCATCGTGGCGCTTTTCCGTCAGTTTGCGGTAATGCTGCCGCATATAGGAATCACCCTGTTTACAGCAATAAGCGGTTTTCTTCTCTCCCTGCTGGTGGCGGCCTTTTTCTCTCTTGTTATGGATCTGTTTCCTGTGCTGCGCCGGGCTTTGTACCCCTATATCGTGGTTTCACAGACTGTACCCATAATTTTTATCTATCCCCTGTTTCTGATCTGGTTCGGCTTCGGACTCACCGCCAAGGTTGTGGTGGTTGTGCTGGTCTGCTTTTTTCCGGTTGCGGTAAGCCTTATTGACGGGCTGCAGAATACCGATCCGGATCTTATCGATCTGTTCCGGGGCATGCGGGCGAGTCCTCTGCAGATATTCCTGCAGGTACGTCTTCCCGGTGCTTTGCCGAATCTCTTTTCCGGATTAAGAATCGCCGCGACGTACAGTGTCATGGGAGCTGTAATTGGTGAGTGGCTCGGCGCTCAGGCGGGAATGGGGGTTTACATGATGAGGTCCTACAAGACCTTTAACACTCCCCGGGTGTTCGCCGCAATTCTGGTGGTGGTCATTGTCAGTCTTATGGTGGTTGCCGCCGTATCCCTGGCAGAGCGGTTTTTTCTCTCATGGAAGTATGCAAGTGTAAGGAGCAAATTATGA
- a CDS encoding uroporphyrinogen decarboxylase family protein, producing the protein MLPRERVIAQLNHKEPDLVPMGENHIHHSLVEEYLKREVMYGNGFAELKACWDGRRNDYIQDSIDTLTELPKLLGHDYLRIPASPVDKEYKKPKMLGEYSWEDDTGRQFHYNPGVGQLVSQTYNTEMTIDELPDVNEDFTVDESELDVIRGVIAEMKETHFIIARLPLDGSFAYKQTVGIEEYMIRMILDPDFVKKASEVYVNRSIAYINAFFDAGADAVMPTDDYADNRGLMMGYERFAELILPGIKKQVEATHARGGYFIKHTDGRTWDILDDLVAIGVDGWHGIQSSIGMDFKLLKEKYRGKLCFFGGVNCETLIQGSPEDVEQEVKYAIQHAAPGGGLVLASGNGLENGTTLENYAAMMEAREKYGRYPIQS; encoded by the coding sequence TTGCTGCCACGAGAACGAGTCATTGCACAGCTTAACCACAAAGAGCCTGATCTTGTCCCCATGGGGGAGAACCACATCCATCACAGTCTTGTCGAAGAATATCTGAAGCGGGAGGTAATGTACGGTAACGGCTTCGCTGAGCTGAAAGCCTGCTGGGACGGCCGCAGGAACGATTATATTCAGGATTCCATCGACACCCTTACCGAACTGCCGAAGCTCCTGGGTCATGACTATCTCCGTATTCCCGCATCCCCTGTAGACAAGGAGTACAAGAAGCCGAAGATGTTGGGAGAATACTCCTGGGAGGACGATACCGGCCGGCAGTTTCATTACAATCCGGGGGTAGGTCAGCTGGTAAGTCAAACCTATAACACCGAAATGACAATCGACGAGCTGCCGGATGTGAATGAAGATTTTACCGTCGACGAGAGCGAACTGGACGTAATCAGGGGAGTTATTGCGGAGATGAAGGAGACCCACTTTATCATAGCCCGCCTGCCCCTGGACGGGAGTTTTGCCTACAAGCAGACGGTGGGAATTGAAGAATACATGATACGGATGATCCTTGACCCGGATTTTGTCAAAAAGGCTTCCGAGGTGTATGTGAACCGCAGCATTGCCTATATTAATGCTTTTTTCGATGCCGGGGCCGATGCGGTTATGCCTACCGACGACTACGCTGATAACCGGGGTCTTATGATGGGATACGAGCGTTTTGCAGAATTAATTCTGCCGGGAATCAAAAAGCAGGTTGAAGCGACCCACGCCAGGGGAGGATACTTTATCAAACACACCGACGGGCGTACCTGGGACATCCTGGATGACCTTGTAGCCATCGGTGTGGATGGATGGCACGGAATACAGTCGAGCATAGGGATGGATTTTAAACTTCTCAAGGAGAAATACCGCGGTAAACTCTGCTTTTTCGGTGGAGTTAACTGCGAGACCCTGATTCAGGGAAGCCCTGAGGATGTAGAGCAGGAGGTGAAGTATGCGATCCAGCATGCGGCTCCCGGCGGAGGACTGGTACTGGCAAGCGGTAACGGACTGGAGAACGGCACTACTCTGGAGAATTATGCTGCCATGATGGAGGCCCGGGAAAAGTACGGACGGTATCCTATTCAGTCATAG
- the ettA gene encoding energy-dependent translational throttle protein EttA, protein MAEENKIIYSMVRVSKSFNKKPILKDISLSYFYGAKIGVLGLNGSGKSTLLKIMAGVDKDFNGEAVLSPGYSIGYLEQEPRLDPARTVRQIVEEGVQETVDLLKEYDEINTRFAEEMSDEEMNQLLERQGEVQELLDNRNAWDLDSRLEMAMDALRCPPATQKVEPLSGGEKRRVALCRLLLRQPDILLLDEPTNHLDAETVAWLEHHLHEYPGTVIAVTHDRYFLDNVAGWILELDRGEGIPWKGNYSSWLEQKQSRLANESKQESARQKTLQRELEWIRMSPKGRAAKSKARVNHYEQLLNQETRERQKDLQLFIPPGPRLGDIVVECQDVRKAYDSRIIVDNMSFSVPPGGVVGIIGPNGAGKTTLFRMITGQESPDSGDIRIGETVKLAYVDQAREKLDPDKTIFELVTGGRENMKLGNREVNSRSYVAQFNFSGADQQKKVGVLSGGERNRVQLALMLQEEANVLLLDEPTNDLDVNTMRALEDAIELFPGCVMVISHDRWFLDRIATHILAFEGDSRVTFFNGNYSEYEEERIERLGEAALIPHRIKYRSLTRD, encoded by the coding sequence ATGGCTGAAGAAAACAAGATTATCTATTCAATGGTCCGGGTCAGTAAAAGCTTTAACAAGAAGCCGATCCTGAAGGATATATCCCTTTCCTATTTTTATGGCGCCAAAATAGGCGTTCTGGGGCTGAACGGATCAGGTAAAAGTACCCTGTTAAAGATCATGGCCGGGGTGGACAAGGACTTCAATGGCGAGGCAGTACTCTCTCCAGGTTACTCAATAGGATATCTGGAGCAGGAACCCCGGCTTGATCCTGCCAGAACAGTCCGTCAGATTGTTGAAGAAGGTGTACAGGAGACAGTTGATCTTCTGAAAGAGTACGACGAAATCAACACCCGCTTCGCCGAAGAGATGAGCGATGAGGAGATGAACCAACTGCTTGAGCGGCAGGGTGAGGTTCAGGAGTTGCTGGATAACCGCAATGCCTGGGACCTTGATTCCCGTCTTGAGATGGCCATGGATGCTTTGCGCTGTCCTCCGGCGACTCAGAAGGTGGAACCCCTCTCCGGCGGTGAAAAGCGCCGGGTAGCATTATGCCGCCTGCTGCTGCGGCAGCCGGATATTCTGCTGCTTGACGAGCCGACTAACCACCTGGATGCTGAGACCGTCGCCTGGCTGGAACACCATCTTCACGAATATCCGGGTACGGTAATCGCTGTGACCCACGACCGTTATTTTCTTGACAACGTAGCCGGCTGGATCCTTGAGCTTGACCGGGGAGAAGGTATCCCCTGGAAAGGTAACTACTCCTCCTGGCTGGAACAGAAGCAGAGCCGTCTGGCCAATGAGAGTAAACAGGAGTCTGCCCGCCAGAAGACCCTGCAGCGGGAGCTGGAGTGGATTAGAATGAGCCCCAAGGGCAGGGCTGCAAAGAGCAAAGCCAGGGTAAACCATTATGAGCAGCTGCTTAACCAGGAGACCCGGGAACGGCAGAAGGATCTGCAGCTCTTTATTCCCCCCGGGCCCCGTCTGGGAGATATTGTTGTCGAATGTCAGGATGTACGCAAGGCCTACGATTCCAGGATCATTGTGGATAATATGAGTTTTTCCGTTCCCCCGGGCGGGGTAGTGGGTATTATCGGGCCGAATGGTGCCGGTAAAACCACACTGTTCCGTATGATAACCGGGCAGGAGTCTCCGGACTCCGGAGATATCCGGATTGGCGAGACTGTCAAGCTGGCCTATGTGGACCAGGCCCGGGAAAAGCTGGACCCCGACAAAACAATCTTCGAGCTGGTAACCGGTGGCCGGGAAAACATGAAGCTGGGAAACCGGGAAGTTAACAGCCGCTCTTACGTGGCCCAGTTCAATTTCTCCGGGGCCGACCAGCAAAAGAAGGTCGGGGTACTCTCCGGAGGAGAGCGGAACCGCGTGCAGCTGGCCCTTATGCTGCAGGAAGAGGCCAATGTGCTTCTTCTGGATGAGCCCACCAACGATCTGGATGTTAATACCATGAGGGCCCTGGAGGACGCCATCGAGCTCTTTCCCGGCTGTGTGATGGTCATCAGCCACGACCGCTGGTTCCTGGACCGTATCGCGACCCATATACTCGCCTTCGAGGGCGACAGCCGGGTAACCTTCTTTAATGGCAACTACAGCGAGTACGAGGAAGAGCGTATCGAGCGCCTTGGAGAGGCTGCGTTGATTCCGCACAGGATTAAATATCGCAGTTTAACCCGGGATTAG
- a CDS encoding enolase C-terminal domain-like protein, with the protein MSAHETEKIKGSPVITDMQVIPVAGYDSLLLSLSGAHGPFFTRNIVILTDSSGNTGLGEVHGSEHILAALKSYIPHVVGKPVGDYKRILNSLTGIDPGRSADGGEGLQELDLSQLRFVVHAEIAVESALLDLLGQYLQVPTAALLGDGLQRDRVLMLGYLFFIGDKNKTGLPYIDEESSTVPWFKIRRRPALTVESLLEQAHAAMDHYGFRDFKLKGGVQAGEKEAEVIKALAREFPDARINIDPNGAWTLDEAVRLCRGMRDDLTYAEDPCGPEQGFSGREIMAEFKTATNIPVATNMIATNWRQFYHSVVLKAVDIPLADPHFWTMSGSVRAAQVCNDWGLTWGSHSNNHFDISLAIFTQVAAAAPGAITAMDTHWIWQDGQRLTKDPYRIHKGCIEIPEKPGLGLEIDMQRVEEAHRLYKTLEHGDRDDAEAMQHLIPGWKFDSKRPALVR; encoded by the coding sequence ATGAGCGCGCATGAAACTGAGAAAATAAAGGGCTCACCTGTCATTACCGATATGCAGGTTATACCGGTAGCCGGGTACGACAGCCTGCTGCTCTCCTTAAGCGGAGCCCACGGTCCCTTCTTTACCAGAAATATTGTTATTCTGACCGACAGTTCCGGAAACACCGGACTGGGAGAGGTCCACGGCAGTGAACATATTCTCGCAGCCCTGAAAAGCTATATTCCCCATGTGGTGGGAAAACCCGTAGGCGATTACAAGAGAATACTGAACTCCCTGACAGGAATCGATCCGGGCCGCAGCGCCGACGGGGGAGAAGGTCTGCAGGAACTCGACCTGAGTCAGCTCCGTTTTGTAGTACATGCCGAGATCGCCGTTGAGTCGGCCCTCCTGGACCTACTTGGGCAGTACCTGCAGGTACCAACGGCGGCTCTTTTAGGTGACGGACTGCAGCGTGACAGGGTTCTGATGCTGGGGTACCTCTTTTTTATTGGGGATAAAAACAAAACAGGATTGCCTTATATTGATGAAGAGTCGAGCACGGTCCCCTGGTTTAAAATCAGGCGGCGGCCTGCCCTGACGGTGGAAAGTCTTCTGGAACAGGCCCATGCCGCCATGGACCACTACGGCTTCAGGGATTTTAAATTAAAAGGCGGTGTACAGGCAGGGGAAAAAGAGGCCGAGGTAATCAAGGCATTGGCCAGGGAGTTTCCCGATGCCCGTATCAATATTGATCCCAACGGTGCCTGGACCCTGGACGAGGCGGTACGGCTCTGCCGGGGGATGCGGGATGATCTGACGTATGCGGAGGACCCCTGCGGTCCGGAACAGGGATTCTCCGGCCGGGAGATCATGGCGGAGTTCAAAACCGCCACGAATATTCCCGTGGCAACAAACATGATTGCCACCAACTGGCGCCAGTTTTATCACTCGGTGGTGCTGAAAGCCGTGGACATACCCCTGGCGGACCCCCATTTCTGGACCATGAGCGGTTCGGTCAGAGCCGCACAGGTGTGCAACGACTGGGGACTAACATGGGGGTCACACTCCAACAACCACTTCGATATTTCCCTGGCAATCTTTACCCAGGTCGCGGCGGCGGCTCCGGGCGCTATTACAGCCATGGATACCCACTGGATCTGGCAGGACGGACAGAGGCTGACAAAAGACCCCTACCGCATACACAAAGGCTGTATCGAGATACCGGAAAAGCCGGGACTGGGCCTCGAAATCGATATGCAGCGGGTAGAAGAGGCCCACCGCCTGTACAAGACACTGGAACACGGCGACCGGGACGATGCCGAGGCAATGCAGCACTTGATTCCCGGGTGGAAGTTTGACAGCAAGCGTCCCGCCCTCGTGCGCTGA
- a CDS encoding P-loop NTPase produces MRKRSVAVGSGKGGVGKTTTAVNLAIYYARQGYATALVDLDPLSNAATLLDVEDEYGDAELDPEGSLDTFILPVFQNLDLLFPGKKTRPDDSRLIRELLFDTFAAALTSAYDLLICDLPAGLDEDENLAFLPYMDNLIVVTNPEPTAHVAAGAYIKAALARVPEINLYIWHNRFSRPKGGGLLSRDVIGTYNRNMPEEEHLDEKLKDTIPGIAFVPEDPALDLLHGTPSAIMNIHRSLLSVTGQLVEERTEILIQKTPFSKGLRRLLALYLAGSRQEKEEKFLIGFGEYVSGLLSSAFNLAADGTENFTERERAALGEVFRLVRDDRPLNHMRRVMTLLETKIESLEDETKLFSKGIHIDQDKNIDRETGLLLRSIQQSADVKSLRPNAAVLLFYFSLYKLLQSPTIVRLLNDFIPFREGSRGEPVRDRRSQITNLIHRSEEYNRRYFGLIKTIFPVVGKQIEAVTKAFELHSLLLRDPDSRQVRSDLYAKLLSNFIHDTLYSGLSVIVGFEYRSAAISFQQGAEFLGETLLPSKQKSA; encoded by the coding sequence ATGCGTAAACGCTCAGTGGCGGTAGGCTCAGGTAAGGGCGGAGTCGGGAAAACTACCACAGCAGTCAATCTGGCCATCTACTACGCCAGGCAGGGGTATGCTACAGCCTTGGTAGACCTGGACCCTTTGTCAAATGCTGCTACCCTCCTCGATGTAGAAGATGAGTACGGCGATGCGGAGCTTGATCCCGAAGGGTCCCTGGACACCTTCATTCTCCCGGTATTTCAGAATCTGGACTTGCTGTTTCCCGGAAAGAAAACACGCCCTGACGATTCACGGCTTATCCGGGAACTGCTGTTCGACACCTTCGCTGCAGCCCTGACCTCCGCCTATGATCTTCTGATATGTGACCTTCCAGCAGGTCTGGATGAGGACGAAAACCTCGCCTTTCTGCCCTATATGGATAATCTGATTGTCGTGACTAATCCTGAACCTACTGCCCATGTGGCAGCCGGGGCATATATAAAGGCCGCACTTGCCAGAGTTCCAGAGATCAATCTGTATATATGGCATAACCGTTTTTCCCGTCCAAAAGGCGGCGGACTGTTGTCGCGTGACGTAATAGGAACCTATAACAGGAACATGCCCGAGGAAGAGCATCTGGATGAGAAACTAAAAGACACCATACCGGGAATAGCCTTTGTTCCGGAAGACCCGGCCCTGGACCTTCTGCATGGGACCCCTTCTGCAATCATGAACATACACCGCTCCCTGCTCAGCGTAACTGGACAGCTGGTAGAGGAGCGAACGGAAATACTGATACAAAAAACACCCTTCAGCAAAGGTCTTCGCCGTCTGCTTGCCTTGTATCTTGCCGGCAGCCGGCAGGAGAAGGAAGAAAAGTTCCTGATCGGTTTCGGAGAGTATGTTTCCGGCTTGCTCTCTTCCGCCTTTAACCTGGCAGCAGACGGAACCGAAAACTTTACGGAACGCGAGCGCGCCGCCCTCGGAGAAGTATTCCGCCTTGTGCGGGATGACCGCCCCTTAAACCATATGCGGCGGGTAATGACTCTGCTCGAAACCAAGATTGAGTCCCTGGAAGATGAAACCAAACTCTTCTCCAAGGGCATCCATATTGATCAGGATAAAAACATCGACCGGGAAACCGGACTCCTTTTACGGAGCATCCAGCAGTCAGCAGATGTCAAAAGCCTCAGGCCCAACGCGGCAGTGCTGCTCTTCTATTTTTCCCTGTACAAGCTTCTTCAGTCCCCCACCATTGTGCGCCTGCTAAACGACTTTATACCATTCAGAGAAGGATCCAGGGGAGAACCGGTACGGGACCGGCGCAGCCAGATAACCAACCTGATCCATCGCAGCGAAGAGTATAACCGCCGCTATTTCGGCCTGATTAAGACCATTTTTCCGGTGGTTGGCAAGCAGATTGAAGCGGTTACCAAGGCCTTTGAACTGCACAGTCTCCTGCTCCGGGATCCGGACAGCAGACAGGTCAGAAGTGATCTGTACGCGAAACTTCTGAGTAACTTTATCCACGATACCCTTTATTCCGGTCTCTCTGTAATAGTGGGATTCGAGTACCGCAGCGCGGCTATCTCTTTTCAGCAGGGAGCGGAGTTTCTGGGCGAGACCCTTCTGCCGTCAAAGCAGAAGAGCGCCTAG